The Osmerus eperlanus chromosome 25, fOsmEpe2.1, whole genome shotgun sequence genome contains a region encoding:
- the tnksb gene encoding tankyrase, TRF1-interacting ankyrin-related ADP-ribose polymerase b isoform X3 has protein sequence MAVSRRSSQQQQQSTLQSPPRNSSLSPSPPGSPPMALVTAIVVPPDSERECSGGTGMEMPLASPDIPTPALGGSSTSSTTTTSGGGSSVSSPGSVGTSPGDGVSGIGGAFRELFEACRNGDVSRVKRLVDSVNVNAKDMAGRKSTPLHFAAGFGRKDVVEHLLQTGANVHARDDGGLIPLHNACSFGHAEVVSLLLCQGADPNARDNWNYTPLHEAAIKGKIDVCIVLLQHGADANIRNTDGKSALDLADPSAKAVLTGEYKKDELLEAARSGNEEKLMALLTPLNVNCHASDGRKSTSQKMLSTPLHLAAGYNRVRIVQLLLQHGADVHAKDKGGLVPLHNACSYGHFEVTELLLKHGACVNAMDLWQFTPLHEAASKNRVEVCSLLLSHVADPTLLNCHSKSAVDMAPTPELKERLTYEFKGHSLLQAAREADMAKVKKTLALEIISFKHPQTNETALHCAVASPHPKRKQVTELLLRKGANINEKNKDFMTALHVAAERAHNDVLEVLQKHGAKVNAVDTLGQTALHRAALAGHIQTCRLLLNSGADPSIVSLQGFTASQMGNEAVQQILNENVPTRNSDVDYRFLEAAKAGDLDTVQQLCTPQNVNCRDLEGRHSTPLHFAAGYNRVAVAEYLLEHGADVNAQDKGGLIPLHNAASYGHVDIAALLIKYNTCVNATDKWAFTPLHEAAQKGRTQLCALLLAHGADPAMKNQEGQTALDLATADDIRALLMDAMPPDALPSCFKPQATVVSASVISPASTPSCLSAASSIDNLAGPLNELAASGGASGVADGATGSDRKEGELVMLDMNISQFLKSLGLEHLRDIFEREQLCQITLDVLADMGHEELKEIGINAYGHRHKLIKGVERLLGGQQGANPYLTFHCANQGTVLIDLAPDDKEGQSVEEEMQSTIREHRDGGNAGGVFSRYNIIKIQKVVNKKLRERYTHRQKEIADENHNHHNERMLFHGSPFINAIIHKGFDERHAYIGGMFGAGIYFAENSSKSNQYVYGIGGGTGCPTHKDRSCYLCHRQMLFCRVTLGKSFLQFSAMKMAHAPPGHHSVIGRPSVNGLAYAEYVIYRGEQAYPEYLITYQILKPESTAQAAAGAEQKS, from the exons ATGGCGGTGTCTCGTCGCTCTTCACAGCAACAACAGCAGAGCACCTTACAGTCTCCGCCACGGAACAGTTCTCTTTCGCCCAGTCCTCCCGGGTCTCCACCGATGGCTTTGGTGACGGCAATTGTTGTGCCACCGGACAGTGAGCGCGAATGCAGCGGTGGGACTGGGATGGAGATGCCTCTGGCCTCACCAGATATTCCGACCCCGGCCCTGGGTGGGAGCAGCACAAGCTCGACCACAACAACCTCGGGTGGGGGTAGCAGTGTCTCGAGCCCCGGTTCTGTTGGCACGAGCCCCGGTGACGGTGTCAGTGGGATCGGGGGAGCTTTCCGGGAGTTATTTGAGGCCTGTCGGAATGGAGATGTATCACGGGTGAAGAGGCTTGTCGATTCTGTAAACGTGAATGCGAAGGACATGGCCGGGCGAAAATCGACTCCACTACATTTCGCTGCAG GTTTTGGCAGAAAAGACGTGGTGGAGCATCTTTTACAGACAGGAGCCAATGTGCACGCTCGAGATGACGGTGGTCTTATCCCCCTCCACAATGCGTGTTCCTTCGGCCATGCAGAAGTAGTCAGTCTCCTCCTGTGCCAAGGTGCGGACCCCAACGCACGTGACAACTGGAACTACACACCCCTGCACGAGGCTGCCATCAAGGGCAAGATCGACGTGTGCATCG TGTTGCTCCAACATGGAGCGGATGCCAATATCCGCAATACTGACGGCAAGTCTGCCCTGGATCTGGCAGACCCGTCTGCCAAGGCTGTTCTTACCG GCGAATACAAGAAGGATGAACTTCTGGAAGCAGCAAG AAGTGGGAATGAAGAGAAACTCATGGCACTGCTGACTCCACTGAACGTTAACTGTCATGCAAGCGATGGCCGCAAG TCAACATCCCAAAAAATGCTG tccacCCCGCTGCACCTGGCGGCCGGCTACAACCGCGTCCGCATCGTCCAGCTCCTGCTGCAGCACGGCGCAGACGTCCACGCCAAGGACAAAGG GGGTCTGGTCCCTCTCCACAACGCCTGCTCCTACGGCCACTTTGAGGTGACGGAGCTCCTCCTCAAG cacgGCGCGTGCGTGAACGCCATGGACCTGTGGCAGTTCACGCCCCTCCACGAGGCCGCGTCCAAGAACCGAGTGGAGGTGTGTTCCCTGCTGCTCAGTCACGTGGCCGACCCCACCCTGCTCAACTGCCACAGTAAGAGCGCCGTGGACATGGCCCCCACCCCGGAGCTCAAAGAGAGGCTCACCT ATGAGTTCAAAGGTCACTCACTGCTCCAAGCGGCCCGAGAGGCGGACATGGCCAAGgtgaagaagaccctggctcTGGAGATCATCAGCTTCAAACACCCCCAGACCAATGAGACGGCCCTG CACTGTGCCGTGGCCTCGCCTCACCCAAAACGGAAGCAGGTGACGGAGCTGCTGCTGCGTAAAGGTGCCAACATCAACGAGAAGAACAAGGA cttcatGACAGCCCTGCACGTGGCAGCGGAGAGGGCACACAACGACGTCCTGGAGGTCCTGCAGAAGCACGGTGCCAAG GTGAACGCGGTGGACACGCTGGGCCAGACGGCCCTCCACAGGGCGGCGCTGGCGGGCCACATCCAGACCTGCCGCCTGCTGCTCAACTCGGGGGCCGACCCCTCCATCGTGTCCCTGCAGGGCTTCACCGCCTCGCAGATGGGCAACGAGGCCGTGCAGCAGATCCTCAACG AAAACGTTCCGACTCGCAACTCTGACGTGGACTACCGTTTCCTGGAAGCTGCCAAAGCCGGAGATTTAGACACTGTTCAG CAACTGTGCACCCCTCAGAATGTGAACTGCCGCGACCTGGAGGGGCGCCACTCCACGCCCCTGCACTTTGCCGCCGGCTACAACCGCGTGGCC GTGGCTGAGTATCTCCTGGAGCACGGAGCCGACGTCAACGCCCAGGACAAGGGAGGACTCATCCCCCTGCACAACGCTGCCTCCTAcggg caCGTGGACATCGCGGCCCTCCTCATCAAGTACAACACGTGTGTCAACGCCACGGACAAGTGGGCCTTCACGCCTCTCCACGAGGCGGCCCAGAAGGGCCGGACCCAGCTGTGCGCCCTGCTGCTGGCCCACGGAGCCGACCCTGCCATGAAGAACCAGGAGGGGCAGACGGCTCTGGACCTGGCCACG gCGGACGACATCCGGGCGCTGCTGATGGACGCCATGCCCCCGGACGCCCTGCCCAGCTGCTTCAAGCCCCAGGCCACGGTGGTCAGCGCCTCAGTCATCTCCCCGGCGTCCACGCCCTCCTGCCTGTCGGCCGCCAGCAGCATCGACAACCTGGCGGGGCCTCTCAACGAGCTGGCGGCCTCGGGCGGAGCCTCGGGAGTGGCCGACGGAGCTACGGGctcggacaggaaggagggagagc TGGTGATGCTGGACATGAACATCAGTCAGTTCCTGAAGAGCCTGGGCTTGGAGCACCTGAGGGACATCTTCGAGAGGGAACAG CTGTGTCAGATCACCCTGGACGTGCTGGCTGACATGGGTCACGAGGAGCTGAAGGAGATCGGGATCAACGCCTACGGACACCGACACAAGCTCATCaagggggtggagaggctgCTGGGGGGGCAGCAAG GTGCCAATCCGTACCTGACATTCCACTGTGCCAACCAGGGCACGGTCCTCATCGACCTCGCCCCCGACGACAAGGAGGGCCAATcggtggaagaggag ATGCAGAGCACCATCAGAGAACACAGGGACGGGGGCAACGCGGGCGGAGTGTTCAGCAGATACAACATCATCAAG ATCCAGAAAGTGGTGAACAAGAAGCTGAGGGAGCGCTACACACACCGCCAGAAGGAGATCGCAGACGAGaaccacaaccaccacaacgAGCGCATGCTCTTCCATG GTTCTCCTTTCATCAACGCCATCATCCACAAAGGCTTTGACGAGCGCCACGCCTACATCGGAGGCATGTTCGGCGCGGGAATCTACTTTGCGGAGAACTCCTCCAAGAGTAACCAGTATGTCTACGGCATCGGGGGAGGCACGGGCTGTCCCACGCACAAAGACCGCTCTTGCTACCTGTGCCATAG GCAGATGTTGTTCTGCCGGGTGACCCTGGGGAAGTCCTTCCTCCAGTTCAGCGCCATGAAGATGGCCCACGCCCCCCCCGGACACCACTCTGTGATTGGCCGGCCCAGCGTCAACGGCCTGGCCTACGCCGAGTACGTCATCTACAGGGGAGAGCAG GCCTACCCAGAGTATCTCATCACCTACCAGATCCTTAAGCCTGAGAGCACAgcccaggcagctgcaggagccGAGCAGAAGTCCTAG
- the tnksb gene encoding tankyrase, TRF1-interacting ankyrin-related ADP-ribose polymerase b isoform X2: MAVSRRSSQQQQQSTLQSPPRNSSLSPSPPGSPPMALVTAIVVPPDSERECSGGTGMEMPLASPDIPTPALGGSSTSSTTTTSGGGSSVSSPGSVGTSPGDGVSGIGGAFRELFEACRNGDVSRVKRLVDSVNVNAKDMAGRKSTPLHFAAGFGRKDVVEHLLQTGANVHARDDGGLIPLHNACSFGHAEVVSLLLCQGADPNARDNWNYTPLHEAAIKGKIDVCIVLLQHGADANIRNTDGKSALDLADPSAKAVLTGEYKKDELLEAARSGNEEKLMALLTPLNVNCHASDGRKSTSQKMLSTPLHLAAGYNRVRIVQLLLQHGADVHAKDKGGLVPLHNACSYGHFEVTELLLKHGACVNAMDLWQFTPLHEAASKNRVEVCSLLLSHVADPTLLNCHSKSAVDMAPTPELKERLTYEFKGHSLLQAAREADMAKVKKTLALEIISFKHPQTNETALHCAVASPHPKRKQVTELLLRKGANINEKNKDFMTALHVAAERAHNDVLEVLQKHGAKVNAVDTLGQTALHRAALAGHIQTCRLLLNSGADPSIVSLQGFTASQMGNEAVQQILNENVPTRNSDVDYRFLEAAKAGDLDTVQQLCTPQNVNCRDLEGRHSTPLHFAAGYNRVAVVEYLLHHGADVHAKDKGGLVPLHNACSYGHYEVAELLVRHGASVNVADLWKFTPLHEAAAKGKYEICKLLLKHGADPTKKNRDGNMPLDMVKDGDTDIQDLLRGDAALLDAAKKGCLARVQKLCSPENINCRDTQGRNSTPLHLAAGYNNLEVAEYLLEHGADVNAQDKGGLIPLHNAASYGHVDIAALLIKYNTCVNATDKWAFTPLHEAAQKGRTQLCALLLAHGADPAMKNQEGQTALDLATADDIRALLMDAMPPDALPSCFKPQATVVSASVISPASTPSCLSAASSIDNLAGPLNELAASGGASGVADGATGSDRKEGELVMLDMNISQFLKSLGLEHLRDIFEREQITLDVLADMGHEELKEIGINAYGHRHKLIKGVERLLGGQQGANPYLTFHCANQGTVLIDLAPDDKEGQSVEEEMQSTIREHRDGGNAGGVFSRYNIIKIQKVVNKKLRERYTHRQKEIADENHNHHNERMLFHGSPFINAIIHKGFDERHAYIGGMFGAGIYFAENSSKSNQYVYGIGGGTGCPTHKDRSCYLCHRQMLFCRVTLGKSFLQFSAMKMAHAPPGHHSVIGRPSVNGLAYAEYVIYRGEQAYPEYLITYQILKPESTAQAAAGAEQKS, translated from the exons ATGGCGGTGTCTCGTCGCTCTTCACAGCAACAACAGCAGAGCACCTTACAGTCTCCGCCACGGAACAGTTCTCTTTCGCCCAGTCCTCCCGGGTCTCCACCGATGGCTTTGGTGACGGCAATTGTTGTGCCACCGGACAGTGAGCGCGAATGCAGCGGTGGGACTGGGATGGAGATGCCTCTGGCCTCACCAGATATTCCGACCCCGGCCCTGGGTGGGAGCAGCACAAGCTCGACCACAACAACCTCGGGTGGGGGTAGCAGTGTCTCGAGCCCCGGTTCTGTTGGCACGAGCCCCGGTGACGGTGTCAGTGGGATCGGGGGAGCTTTCCGGGAGTTATTTGAGGCCTGTCGGAATGGAGATGTATCACGGGTGAAGAGGCTTGTCGATTCTGTAAACGTGAATGCGAAGGACATGGCCGGGCGAAAATCGACTCCACTACATTTCGCTGCAG GTTTTGGCAGAAAAGACGTGGTGGAGCATCTTTTACAGACAGGAGCCAATGTGCACGCTCGAGATGACGGTGGTCTTATCCCCCTCCACAATGCGTGTTCCTTCGGCCATGCAGAAGTAGTCAGTCTCCTCCTGTGCCAAGGTGCGGACCCCAACGCACGTGACAACTGGAACTACACACCCCTGCACGAGGCTGCCATCAAGGGCAAGATCGACGTGTGCATCG TGTTGCTCCAACATGGAGCGGATGCCAATATCCGCAATACTGACGGCAAGTCTGCCCTGGATCTGGCAGACCCGTCTGCCAAGGCTGTTCTTACCG GCGAATACAAGAAGGATGAACTTCTGGAAGCAGCAAG AAGTGGGAATGAAGAGAAACTCATGGCACTGCTGACTCCACTGAACGTTAACTGTCATGCAAGCGATGGCCGCAAG TCAACATCCCAAAAAATGCTG tccacCCCGCTGCACCTGGCGGCCGGCTACAACCGCGTCCGCATCGTCCAGCTCCTGCTGCAGCACGGCGCAGACGTCCACGCCAAGGACAAAGG GGGTCTGGTCCCTCTCCACAACGCCTGCTCCTACGGCCACTTTGAGGTGACGGAGCTCCTCCTCAAG cacgGCGCGTGCGTGAACGCCATGGACCTGTGGCAGTTCACGCCCCTCCACGAGGCCGCGTCCAAGAACCGAGTGGAGGTGTGTTCCCTGCTGCTCAGTCACGTGGCCGACCCCACCCTGCTCAACTGCCACAGTAAGAGCGCCGTGGACATGGCCCCCACCCCGGAGCTCAAAGAGAGGCTCACCT ATGAGTTCAAAGGTCACTCACTGCTCCAAGCGGCCCGAGAGGCGGACATGGCCAAGgtgaagaagaccctggctcTGGAGATCATCAGCTTCAAACACCCCCAGACCAATGAGACGGCCCTG CACTGTGCCGTGGCCTCGCCTCACCCAAAACGGAAGCAGGTGACGGAGCTGCTGCTGCGTAAAGGTGCCAACATCAACGAGAAGAACAAGGA cttcatGACAGCCCTGCACGTGGCAGCGGAGAGGGCACACAACGACGTCCTGGAGGTCCTGCAGAAGCACGGTGCCAAG GTGAACGCGGTGGACACGCTGGGCCAGACGGCCCTCCACAGGGCGGCGCTGGCGGGCCACATCCAGACCTGCCGCCTGCTGCTCAACTCGGGGGCCGACCCCTCCATCGTGTCCCTGCAGGGCTTCACCGCCTCGCAGATGGGCAACGAGGCCGTGCAGCAGATCCTCAACG AAAACGTTCCGACTCGCAACTCTGACGTGGACTACCGTTTCCTGGAAGCTGCCAAAGCCGGAGATTTAGACACTGTTCAG CAACTGTGCACCCCTCAGAATGTGAACTGCCGCGACCTGGAGGGGCGCCACTCCACGCCCCTGCACTTTGCCGCCGGCTACAACCGCGTGGCCGTGGTGGAGTACCTGTTACACCACGGAGCGGACGTCCACGCTAAAGACAAAGG GGGTCTGGTGCCGCTCCACAACGCCTGCTCCTACGGCCACTACGAGGTGGCCGAGCTCCTGGTCCGACACGGGGCGTCGGTCAACGTGGCCGACCTGTGGAAGTTCACCCCGCTCCACGAGGCCGCCGCCAAGGGCAAATACGAGATCTGCAAGCTGCTGCTGAAG CACGGAGCGGACCCGACCAAGAAGAACCGGGACGGGAACATGCCCCTGGACATGGTGAAGGACGGGGACACGGACATCCAGGACCTGCTGCGGGGCGACGCCGCCCTGCTGGACGCCGCCAAGAAGGGCTGCCTGGCCCGCGTCCAGAAGCTCTGCAGCCCCGAGAACATCAACTGCAGAGACACGCAGGGGCGCAACTCCACCCCCCTGCACCTGGCAG CGGGCTACAACAACCTGGAGGTGGCTGAGTATCTCCTGGAGCACGGAGCCGACGTCAACGCCCAGGACAAGGGAGGACTCATCCCCCTGCACAACGCTGCCTCCTAcggg caCGTGGACATCGCGGCCCTCCTCATCAAGTACAACACGTGTGTCAACGCCACGGACAAGTGGGCCTTCACGCCTCTCCACGAGGCGGCCCAGAAGGGCCGGACCCAGCTGTGCGCCCTGCTGCTGGCCCACGGAGCCGACCCTGCCATGAAGAACCAGGAGGGGCAGACGGCTCTGGACCTGGCCACG gCGGACGACATCCGGGCGCTGCTGATGGACGCCATGCCCCCGGACGCCCTGCCCAGCTGCTTCAAGCCCCAGGCCACGGTGGTCAGCGCCTCAGTCATCTCCCCGGCGTCCACGCCCTCCTGCCTGTCGGCCGCCAGCAGCATCGACAACCTGGCGGGGCCTCTCAACGAGCTGGCGGCCTCGGGCGGAGCCTCGGGAGTGGCCGACGGAGCTACGGGctcggacaggaaggagggagagc TGGTGATGCTGGACATGAACATCAGTCAGTTCCTGAAGAGCCTGGGCTTGGAGCACCTGAGGGACATCTTCGAGAGGGAACAG ATCACCCTGGACGTGCTGGCTGACATGGGTCACGAGGAGCTGAAGGAGATCGGGATCAACGCCTACGGACACCGACACAAGCTCATCaagggggtggagaggctgCTGGGGGGGCAGCAAG GTGCCAATCCGTACCTGACATTCCACTGTGCCAACCAGGGCACGGTCCTCATCGACCTCGCCCCCGACGACAAGGAGGGCCAATcggtggaagaggag ATGCAGAGCACCATCAGAGAACACAGGGACGGGGGCAACGCGGGCGGAGTGTTCAGCAGATACAACATCATCAAG ATCCAGAAAGTGGTGAACAAGAAGCTGAGGGAGCGCTACACACACCGCCAGAAGGAGATCGCAGACGAGaaccacaaccaccacaacgAGCGCATGCTCTTCCATG GTTCTCCTTTCATCAACGCCATCATCCACAAAGGCTTTGACGAGCGCCACGCCTACATCGGAGGCATGTTCGGCGCGGGAATCTACTTTGCGGAGAACTCCTCCAAGAGTAACCAGTATGTCTACGGCATCGGGGGAGGCACGGGCTGTCCCACGCACAAAGACCGCTCTTGCTACCTGTGCCATAG GCAGATGTTGTTCTGCCGGGTGACCCTGGGGAAGTCCTTCCTCCAGTTCAGCGCCATGAAGATGGCCCACGCCCCCCCCGGACACCACTCTGTGATTGGCCGGCCCAGCGTCAACGGCCTGGCCTACGCCGAGTACGTCATCTACAGGGGAGAGCAG GCCTACCCAGAGTATCTCATCACCTACCAGATCCTTAAGCCTGAGAGCACAgcccaggcagctgcaggagccGAGCAGAAGTCCTAG
- the tnksb gene encoding tankyrase, TRF1-interacting ankyrin-related ADP-ribose polymerase b isoform X1, producing the protein MAVSRRSSQQQQQSTLQSPPRNSSLSPSPPGSPPMALVTAIVVPPDSERECSGGTGMEMPLASPDIPTPALGGSSTSSTTTTSGGGSSVSSPGSVGTSPGDGVSGIGGAFRELFEACRNGDVSRVKRLVDSVNVNAKDMAGRKSTPLHFAAGFGRKDVVEHLLQTGANVHARDDGGLIPLHNACSFGHAEVVSLLLCQGADPNARDNWNYTPLHEAAIKGKIDVCIVLLQHGADANIRNTDGKSALDLADPSAKAVLTGEYKKDELLEAARSGNEEKLMALLTPLNVNCHASDGRKSTSQKMLSTPLHLAAGYNRVRIVQLLLQHGADVHAKDKGGLVPLHNACSYGHFEVTELLLKHGACVNAMDLWQFTPLHEAASKNRVEVCSLLLSHVADPTLLNCHSKSAVDMAPTPELKERLTYEFKGHSLLQAAREADMAKVKKTLALEIISFKHPQTNETALHCAVASPHPKRKQVTELLLRKGANINEKNKDFMTALHVAAERAHNDVLEVLQKHGAKVNAVDTLGQTALHRAALAGHIQTCRLLLNSGADPSIVSLQGFTASQMGNEAVQQILNENVPTRNSDVDYRFLEAAKAGDLDTVQQLCTPQNVNCRDLEGRHSTPLHFAAGYNRVAVVEYLLHHGADVHAKDKGGLVPLHNACSYGHYEVAELLVRHGASVNVADLWKFTPLHEAAAKGKYEICKLLLKHGADPTKKNRDGNMPLDMVKDGDTDIQDLLRGDAALLDAAKKGCLARVQKLCSPENINCRDTQGRNSTPLHLAAGYNNLEVAEYLLEHGADVNAQDKGGLIPLHNAASYGHVDIAALLIKYNTCVNATDKWAFTPLHEAAQKGRTQLCALLLAHGADPAMKNQEGQTALDLATADDIRALLMDAMPPDALPSCFKPQATVVSASVISPASTPSCLSAASSIDNLAGPLNELAASGGASGVADGATGSDRKEGELVMLDMNISQFLKSLGLEHLRDIFEREQLCQITLDVLADMGHEELKEIGINAYGHRHKLIKGVERLLGGQQGANPYLTFHCANQGTVLIDLAPDDKEGQSVEEEMQSTIREHRDGGNAGGVFSRYNIIKIQKVVNKKLRERYTHRQKEIADENHNHHNERMLFHGSPFINAIIHKGFDERHAYIGGMFGAGIYFAENSSKSNQYVYGIGGGTGCPTHKDRSCYLCHRQMLFCRVTLGKSFLQFSAMKMAHAPPGHHSVIGRPSVNGLAYAEYVIYRGEQAYPEYLITYQILKPESTAQAAAGAEQKS; encoded by the exons ATGGCGGTGTCTCGTCGCTCTTCACAGCAACAACAGCAGAGCACCTTACAGTCTCCGCCACGGAACAGTTCTCTTTCGCCCAGTCCTCCCGGGTCTCCACCGATGGCTTTGGTGACGGCAATTGTTGTGCCACCGGACAGTGAGCGCGAATGCAGCGGTGGGACTGGGATGGAGATGCCTCTGGCCTCACCAGATATTCCGACCCCGGCCCTGGGTGGGAGCAGCACAAGCTCGACCACAACAACCTCGGGTGGGGGTAGCAGTGTCTCGAGCCCCGGTTCTGTTGGCACGAGCCCCGGTGACGGTGTCAGTGGGATCGGGGGAGCTTTCCGGGAGTTATTTGAGGCCTGTCGGAATGGAGATGTATCACGGGTGAAGAGGCTTGTCGATTCTGTAAACGTGAATGCGAAGGACATGGCCGGGCGAAAATCGACTCCACTACATTTCGCTGCAG GTTTTGGCAGAAAAGACGTGGTGGAGCATCTTTTACAGACAGGAGCCAATGTGCACGCTCGAGATGACGGTGGTCTTATCCCCCTCCACAATGCGTGTTCCTTCGGCCATGCAGAAGTAGTCAGTCTCCTCCTGTGCCAAGGTGCGGACCCCAACGCACGTGACAACTGGAACTACACACCCCTGCACGAGGCTGCCATCAAGGGCAAGATCGACGTGTGCATCG TGTTGCTCCAACATGGAGCGGATGCCAATATCCGCAATACTGACGGCAAGTCTGCCCTGGATCTGGCAGACCCGTCTGCCAAGGCTGTTCTTACCG GCGAATACAAGAAGGATGAACTTCTGGAAGCAGCAAG AAGTGGGAATGAAGAGAAACTCATGGCACTGCTGACTCCACTGAACGTTAACTGTCATGCAAGCGATGGCCGCAAG TCAACATCCCAAAAAATGCTG tccacCCCGCTGCACCTGGCGGCCGGCTACAACCGCGTCCGCATCGTCCAGCTCCTGCTGCAGCACGGCGCAGACGTCCACGCCAAGGACAAAGG GGGTCTGGTCCCTCTCCACAACGCCTGCTCCTACGGCCACTTTGAGGTGACGGAGCTCCTCCTCAAG cacgGCGCGTGCGTGAACGCCATGGACCTGTGGCAGTTCACGCCCCTCCACGAGGCCGCGTCCAAGAACCGAGTGGAGGTGTGTTCCCTGCTGCTCAGTCACGTGGCCGACCCCACCCTGCTCAACTGCCACAGTAAGAGCGCCGTGGACATGGCCCCCACCCCGGAGCTCAAAGAGAGGCTCACCT ATGAGTTCAAAGGTCACTCACTGCTCCAAGCGGCCCGAGAGGCGGACATGGCCAAGgtgaagaagaccctggctcTGGAGATCATCAGCTTCAAACACCCCCAGACCAATGAGACGGCCCTG CACTGTGCCGTGGCCTCGCCTCACCCAAAACGGAAGCAGGTGACGGAGCTGCTGCTGCGTAAAGGTGCCAACATCAACGAGAAGAACAAGGA cttcatGACAGCCCTGCACGTGGCAGCGGAGAGGGCACACAACGACGTCCTGGAGGTCCTGCAGAAGCACGGTGCCAAG GTGAACGCGGTGGACACGCTGGGCCAGACGGCCCTCCACAGGGCGGCGCTGGCGGGCCACATCCAGACCTGCCGCCTGCTGCTCAACTCGGGGGCCGACCCCTCCATCGTGTCCCTGCAGGGCTTCACCGCCTCGCAGATGGGCAACGAGGCCGTGCAGCAGATCCTCAACG AAAACGTTCCGACTCGCAACTCTGACGTGGACTACCGTTTCCTGGAAGCTGCCAAAGCCGGAGATTTAGACACTGTTCAG CAACTGTGCACCCCTCAGAATGTGAACTGCCGCGACCTGGAGGGGCGCCACTCCACGCCCCTGCACTTTGCCGCCGGCTACAACCGCGTGGCCGTGGTGGAGTACCTGTTACACCACGGAGCGGACGTCCACGCTAAAGACAAAGG GGGTCTGGTGCCGCTCCACAACGCCTGCTCCTACGGCCACTACGAGGTGGCCGAGCTCCTGGTCCGACACGGGGCGTCGGTCAACGTGGCCGACCTGTGGAAGTTCACCCCGCTCCACGAGGCCGCCGCCAAGGGCAAATACGAGATCTGCAAGCTGCTGCTGAAG CACGGAGCGGACCCGACCAAGAAGAACCGGGACGGGAACATGCCCCTGGACATGGTGAAGGACGGGGACACGGACATCCAGGACCTGCTGCGGGGCGACGCCGCCCTGCTGGACGCCGCCAAGAAGGGCTGCCTGGCCCGCGTCCAGAAGCTCTGCAGCCCCGAGAACATCAACTGCAGAGACACGCAGGGGCGCAACTCCACCCCCCTGCACCTGGCAG CGGGCTACAACAACCTGGAGGTGGCTGAGTATCTCCTGGAGCACGGAGCCGACGTCAACGCCCAGGACAAGGGAGGACTCATCCCCCTGCACAACGCTGCCTCCTAcggg caCGTGGACATCGCGGCCCTCCTCATCAAGTACAACACGTGTGTCAACGCCACGGACAAGTGGGCCTTCACGCCTCTCCACGAGGCGGCCCAGAAGGGCCGGACCCAGCTGTGCGCCCTGCTGCTGGCCCACGGAGCCGACCCTGCCATGAAGAACCAGGAGGGGCAGACGGCTCTGGACCTGGCCACG gCGGACGACATCCGGGCGCTGCTGATGGACGCCATGCCCCCGGACGCCCTGCCCAGCTGCTTCAAGCCCCAGGCCACGGTGGTCAGCGCCTCAGTCATCTCCCCGGCGTCCACGCCCTCCTGCCTGTCGGCCGCCAGCAGCATCGACAACCTGGCGGGGCCTCTCAACGAGCTGGCGGCCTCGGGCGGAGCCTCGGGAGTGGCCGACGGAGCTACGGGctcggacaggaaggagggagagc TGGTGATGCTGGACATGAACATCAGTCAGTTCCTGAAGAGCCTGGGCTTGGAGCACCTGAGGGACATCTTCGAGAGGGAACAG CTGTGTCAGATCACCCTGGACGTGCTGGCTGACATGGGTCACGAGGAGCTGAAGGAGATCGGGATCAACGCCTACGGACACCGACACAAGCTCATCaagggggtggagaggctgCTGGGGGGGCAGCAAG GTGCCAATCCGTACCTGACATTCCACTGTGCCAACCAGGGCACGGTCCTCATCGACCTCGCCCCCGACGACAAGGAGGGCCAATcggtggaagaggag ATGCAGAGCACCATCAGAGAACACAGGGACGGGGGCAACGCGGGCGGAGTGTTCAGCAGATACAACATCATCAAG ATCCAGAAAGTGGTGAACAAGAAGCTGAGGGAGCGCTACACACACCGCCAGAAGGAGATCGCAGACGAGaaccacaaccaccacaacgAGCGCATGCTCTTCCATG GTTCTCCTTTCATCAACGCCATCATCCACAAAGGCTTTGACGAGCGCCACGCCTACATCGGAGGCATGTTCGGCGCGGGAATCTACTTTGCGGAGAACTCCTCCAAGAGTAACCAGTATGTCTACGGCATCGGGGGAGGCACGGGCTGTCCCACGCACAAAGACCGCTCTTGCTACCTGTGCCATAG GCAGATGTTGTTCTGCCGGGTGACCCTGGGGAAGTCCTTCCTCCAGTTCAGCGCCATGAAGATGGCCCACGCCCCCCCCGGACACCACTCTGTGATTGGCCGGCCCAGCGTCAACGGCCTGGCCTACGCCGAGTACGTCATCTACAGGGGAGAGCAG GCCTACCCAGAGTATCTCATCACCTACCAGATCCTTAAGCCTGAGAGCACAgcccaggcagctgcaggagccGAGCAGAAGTCCTAG